From Mytilus edulis chromosome 9, xbMytEdul2.2, whole genome shotgun sequence, the proteins below share one genomic window:
- the LOC139487613 gene encoding uncharacterized protein, whose translation MSAAVASNHLEHDIRTLAQTKRIRVTEFFQDFDKLRSGFITDQQFFRCLWQTLGLKLDTEQEAVLRQKYDFLRNGRFNYKAFCEEIDRNFNPHDLTKDPARQRVEAPEFLGTIRTVRPLTPTQEDVILGVLSRMQQFYQYHGINLRTCYEDFDRHHMGVVTESQFYRSFPGPPDVSESEIALLVNKYRDPGKPGLLNYLNLHHDIVAITGQIVKQKQLTPTFERSVDYVPLQPTSDPTLNQIFDKIRVAVFKNGIRTKEFFKDHDKLRSGIITENQFICGLALAVGKEAQLSRPEIQKVVEYYRRQDGRVQYKEFCDMMENAFNIPNLDKKPLQEVVRPSRGALARTLKPLTDAEEARMNVVLSEMAEQVRRRRLMMYTYFKDYDRGKAYTRVVTPLQFGRILHFLSLNVTAEDMKLLCKKFEDPASGDVNYPAFVQCVDKEFVGHTLEDADISEKGRTNINAPEKTLQSISNVSFEDLMSRIRHIVLTNRLRVNEFFQDYDPLRSGSISKAQFRRGLGLLGLSKLGIHDLTDGHYNVLIDAYQSPDKEDQVLWTRFLHDVETVFTQPCLEKDPNFQVPPQEIFRVPKPGTVDWEQSTEDHQSIFEATMDRLRQRTNQRRVLTKPVFQDFDLHNNGHVTRVQFRQCLTILELHATEPEMASLEAKFCNDVGFNYLQFLQELEPREQQQFMYEKRLEELRLTNASKKLPELNIAEDLEGVMMKVKTKVSKERIRVLEYMRDYDKLRSGRVQKISFRRALDLCRFELKESEVCILEDKYQSQGYPDFVDYVKFCDDVESIFTFKELEKAPLQEVVQFKPPEEWELNKLEPEAESMFSMCMDRISEKVRKHRMQLYPLFEDYDRVHNGTVSRSQFRRVLNELELASLVNEQEIKLLWHKFDVKIGGKDDVNYIAFCEMIYALAKFEWRKP comes from the exons ATGTCAGCTGCTGTGGCATCAAACCATTTAGAACATGACATAAGAACACTTGCACAAACTAAGAGGATTAGAGTTACAGAATTCTTTCAAGATTTTGACAAACTCAGATCAGGATTCATAACAG atcagCAATTTTTTCGATGTTTGTGGCAAACATTAGGCTTGAAGTTAGATACAGAACAGGAAGCTGTCTTAAGACAAAAATATGACTTTTTGAGAAATGGCAGGTTTAATTACAAGGCATTCTGTGAAgaaatagatagaaactttaaTCCACATGATTTAACCAAAGATCCTGCCAGACAGAGAGTTGAAGCTCCTGAATT TCTTGGAACCATAAGAACAGTACGACCATTGACTCCAACTCAAGAAGATGTTATTTTGGGGGTTTTGAGTCGTATGCAACAGTTTTATCAGTACCATGGAATCAACCTGAGAACCTGTTACGAAGACTTCGATCGTCATCATATGGGTGTTGTTACAGAAAGCCAG TTTTACCGAAGTTTTCCTGGTCCTCCCGATGTGAGTGAGAGTGAAATCGCATTATTAGTGAACAAATACAGAGATCCTGGTAAACCTGGACTTCTTAATTACTTAAACCTTCATCATGATATTGTGGCCATCACTGGACAAATAGTAAAACAGAAACAACTTACACCAACATTTGAAAGATCTGTGGATTATGTCCCATTGCAG CCAACTTCAGATCCAACATTGAACCAGATCTTTGATAAAATCAGAGTTGCTGTTTTCAAAAATGGGATCCGTACCAAAGAATTCTTCAAGGACCATGATAAATTAAGGAGTGGTATTATAACAGAGAACCAGTTTATATGTGGACTGGCCCTTGCTGTTGGAAAGGAAGCTCAGTTATCACGACCAGAGATACAGAAAGTTGTTGAGTATTACAGAAGACAGGATGGGCGTGTACAATATAAAGAATTTTGTGATATGATGGAAAATG CATTTAACATACCAAATCTTGACAAGAAACCATTACAGGAAGTAGTCAGACCATCTAGAGGAGCACTGGCAAGG ACTCTGAAACCACTGACAGATGCTGAGGAGGCCAGAATGAACGTGGTTTTGTCAGAAATGGCTGAACAGGTTAGACGCAGAAGACTGATGATGTACACATACTTTAAGGATTATGACAGg ggAAAGGCCTATACTAGAGTTGTAACACCATTACAGTTTGGAAGAATTTTACATTTCTTAAGTTTAAATGTAACTGCAGAGGACATGAAGTTATtatgtaaaaagtttgaagacCCTGCAAGTGGTGATGTTAATTATCCAGCTTTTGTACAATGTGTAGATAAag AATTTGTTGGTCACACTTTGGAAGATGCTGATATATCAGAAAAGGGACGTACTAATATAAATGCACCAGAGAAGACTCTACAGAGCATCAGCAATGTCTCTTTTGAGGATTTGATGTCAAGAATAAGACATATAGTGCTAACAAATAGGCTCAGG gtGAATGAATTTTTCCAAGATTATGATCCATTAAGAAGTGGCTCTATCAGTAAGGCACAGTTCAGACGTGGCCTAGGATTACTTGGACTCAGTAAATTGGGAATCCATGATTTAACAGATGGTCATTATAATGTCTTAATTGATGCCTACCAAAGTCCTGACAAAGAAGACCAAGTGTTGTGGACAAGGTTTTTACATGATGTTGAAACAG TGTTTACACAGCCTTGTTTGGAAAAAGATCCAAACTTCCAAGTACCTCCACAGGAAATATTCCGTGTCCCAAAACCTGGAACTGTAGACTGGGAACAAAGTACTGAAGACCATCAAAGTATTTTTGAAGCTACCATGGATAGATTACGACAAAGAACAAATCAAAGAAGAGTACTGACAAAACCAGTTTTCCAGGACTTTGACCt ACATAATAATGGTCATGTGACCCGGGTGCAGTTCCGACAGTGTTTAACAATCCTAGAACTTCATGCCACAGAGCCTGAGATGGCATCACTGGAGGCTAAGTTCTGTAATGATGTCGGCTTTAACTACTTACAATTCCTTCAAGAGCTGGAACCAAGAGAACAACAACAGTTTATGTATGAGAAGCGATTAGAAGAACTCAGACTTACAAATGCATCAAAGAAATTACCTGAATTGAATATTGCTGAAGATTTAGAAGGTGTTATGATGAAAGTTAAGACTAAG GTCAGTAAAGAAAGAATTCGTGTTCTGGAATACATGAGAGACTATGACAAACTCAGGTCTGGAAGAGTACAGAAGATATCATTCCGTCGTGCTCTTGATTTATGTAGATTTGAGTTAAAGGAATCAGAAGTCTGTATCCTGGAAGACAA ATACCAATCACAGGGTTACCCAGATTTTGTAGACTATGTGAAGTTCTGTGATGATGTGGAGAGTATATTTACTTTCAAAGAACTAGAAAAGGCTCCATTACAGGAAGTGGTTCAGTTCAAACCTCCAGAAGAATGGGAACTTAATAAACTAGAACCAGAAGCTGAATCAATGTTCTCAATGTGTATGGATAGAATTTCTGAAAAG GTGAGAAAACACCGAATGCAGTTATATCCCTTGTTTGAAGATTATGACAGGGTCCACAATGGCACAGTATCAAGATCACAATTCAGACGTGTTCTCAATGAACTTGAGTTAGCCAGTCTGGTaaatgaacaagaaattaaaCTTCTCTGGCACAAGTTTGATGTGAAGATCGGAGGAAAGGATGATGTGAATTACATTGCATTTTGTGAAATGATTTATGCTTTAGCTAAGTTCGAATGGAGGAAACCATAA